The Desulfovibrio inopinatus DSM 10711 genomic interval CGCTTGATTCCTCGGAATTGAAACAAGCTGGCCGTGGGAATGCCAATGTAGAAACTATTGTAAAGGCCTTTGAGATTGTCAATAAAAGTCCATTACCCAATCTCTCCGTTGATCTCATTAATGGATTTGCAGGGCAAACGGATGAATTATGGAAATCTAGCGTTGATGCATTGATTTCCTTTGCCCCCCAGACCATCAGTACCTATTTTTTAACCGTTCGCCCCGATGCACTGTTTGCTCAAACCGGCGCATATTCGTATCACAGAGACCCAGCGCTTTATAATCGTTATGACTATGCACGAAAAACAATTCTCAGTGCAGGATATATTCCAGAGACGAATATTCGTTATAAACAACAGGGGCGTGGTGGGTATATTCAGAAATGCCTCCAGTTTCACGGTGTTCCATATTTGGGCATTGGTGCAGGAGCAAGGACCTACACCAACACTGTCGATTATTTACTGAATACAGACACCCAGCCATCGTTGGATAAAGTCAAAAAATATATTTCTGATATTGACAACGGCATTGAGACAGTCTCCGTTGGATTTGAATATAACGATGAGGAACGGATTCGTAAGCGACTTGTTTTAGATTTGTTTGATTTAGATTTACAGCAGCTTGAACCATACAATTGGGAGTCCCACAAGGACCTCTTTACACCGATTCTTGATGCGGCAGAACATCATGGTCTCTTGCAACGCGTGGGTGCTACCCGTTTGCAACTTACTCCTAAAGGATACAAATATAGAGATAACCTCTCCTGGCTGTTTTGTTCTCCCAAAGTGGTTGATGCAGATCATGAATTTTATCAAGGCCTTCACGCATCGTGTGTTGAGAAATCAAAGGCAAAAGATAATTAGTCTGCCTTAACGTGTTGGGCGATACGGTTGAAGACGTGGCCAACGTGAGAGTAGATACTTTGTCCAGCAGGGATGGTGACTATGTGGCATGGTTATAATGCCTACAAACGAAGGACACGTGTATGAAGAGAGAACTCAGAGCGGCCTTTTTCGATATGGGGGAAACGTTGTATACATACAAAGCGATTCCACTCAATTGGAAAGACCACTACCCGGAAGCCTGGACGAGAGCACTCGCGCAGATTGGGGTAGAGCCGTCAATGGATCGGTTGGATTTACTCGAAGAGTATATGGAGCAGTTTAATACACGAAAGGTTGCCCGCGAAGTTGAATATGATGCCGAACACATATTCACTGGAGCCATTGATGTTATTGGAGTCGATATCACATTGCATCAGAGGGCATCCCGTGCTTTTTTCGATTATTT includes:
- a CDS encoding coproporphyrinogen-III oxidase family protein, producing the protein MSGNEYIEILGDSISKGEIPPYLYCYPPRSSYRELKSPLTWDEIWEEDKKNSLTDELNLYIHVPFCRYKCGYCNLYTVVSRDQDLYDAYIDAVVKQLFRYEKVLQSRTLRTVYFGGGTPTLLSRQNFLSLFTALSTIYPNWRNSSYEVCLEATPDSIADDPDFLNFLIDNGVTRVNMGVQSLDSSELKQAGRGNANVETIVKAFEIVNKSPLPNLSVDLINGFAGQTDELWKSSVDALISFAPQTISTYFLTVRPDALFAQTGAYSYHRDPALYNRYDYARKTILSAGYIPETNIRYKQQGRGGYIQKCLQFHGVPYLGIGAGARTYTNTVDYLLNTDTQPSLDKVKKYISDIDNGIETVSVGFEYNDEERIRKRLVLDLFDLDLQQLEPYNWESHKDLFTPILDAAEHHGLLQRVGATRLQLTPKGYKYRDNLSWLFCSPKVVDADHEFYQGLHASCVEKSKAKDN